A region from the Thermoplasmatales archaeon genome encodes:
- the ogt_2 gene encoding Methylated-DNA--protein-cysteine methyltransferase — MTMSGHDARRYGETISYSVADTYLGKVVVAYTDNGLCGVTATDSEDNAMEYLRNEFPGAKLSESEAGRKYIERILAYLQGSRVDIPLDFAGTEFQLKVWNALRDIPFGTTVTYSQLASMIGKPNAVRAVANACASNPLPLIIPCHRVVRKNGELGGYGMGIGRKKILLEREGSAKPLEIAHK; from the coding sequence ATGACCATGTCTGGACATGATGCAAGAAGATATGGGGAGACAATCTCATATTCCGTAGCAGACACCTACCTCGGGAAAGTTGTTGTTGCTTACACCGATAATGGCTTATGCGGAGTTACGGCCACCGACTCCGAGGATAACGCAATGGAGTACCTCAGAAATGAATTTCCAGGTGCGAAACTCTCAGAGTCTGAGGCTGGGCGCAAATACATAGAAAGGATACTGGCTTATTTGCAGGGCTCGCGGGTCGATATTCCGCTGGACTTTGCAGGGACAGAATTTCAATTGAAGGTATGGAACGCCCTCAGGGACATTCCATTCGGCACAACTGTTACATACAGCCAACTGGCATCAATGATAGGTAAACCCAACGCAGTCAGGGCCGTTGCAAATGCCTGTGCAAGCAATCCTTTGCCACTTATAATACCATGTCACAGGGTCGTCAGGAAAAACGGCGAACTTGGCGGATACGGCATGGGAATTGGCAGGAAGAAAATTCTTCTTGAGCGGGAGGGGTCAGCAAAACCCCTTGAAATAGCTCATAAATGA
- a CDS encoding putative nucleic acid-binding protein, contains PIN domain → MTDAYFHQAYRGETVICLSEINLGEAAVVFDKYSRKIGIDARSRLQTMLSELGVLERSSSVEIYPVSSQIIRQAIKAVLEQHIYIVDAIQLETCIEAGRAVFCSADKELNATARKLGMETAL, encoded by the coding sequence ATGACCGACGCTTACTTTCATCAGGCTTATCGGGGAGAGACAGTAATTTGCCTGTCCGAGATCAACCTTGGCGAGGCTGCCGTTGTTTTCGACAAGTACTCCAGGAAGATAGGCATTGATGCCCGAAGTAGACTCCAAACAATGTTGAGCGAGTTGGGTGTACTTGAAAGATCCTCCTCGGTTGAAATATATCCTGTAAGTAGCCAGATAATCAGGCAAGCGATCAAGGCAGTTCTTGAACAACATATATACATTGTAGATGCAATTCAGCTTGAAACTTGCATTGAAGCTGGAAGAGCTGTGTTCTGCTCTGCGGACAAGGAACTTAACGCAACAGCGAGGAAACTTGGCATGGAAACAGCTTTGTGA
- a CDS encoding Plasmid stabilization system protein, which translates to MTYQVIFSDLAFKQLRKLDGEIRERIVSSLERIRIRPDAYVKKLVGDDGYKLRIGSYRVILDLDREKLIILVLRIGHRKNVYDS; encoded by the coding sequence TTGACCTACCAAGTGATATTCTCTGATCTTGCTTTCAAGCAATTGAGAAAACTTGACGGAGAAATAAGGGAAAGAATAGTCTCAAGCCTTGAGCGGATAAGGATAAGACCTGATGCTTATGTCAAGAAACTCGTTGGTGACGATGGTTACAAACTCAGGATTGGAAGCTATCGGGTGATCTTGGATCTCGACAGGGAAAAACTAATAATTCTGGTATTAAGAATAGGGCATAGGAAGAACGTTTATGATTCGTAA
- a CDS encoding putative nucleotidyltransferase, translated as MAEPEYIIDEAVKGIMALPGSEGVEFIYLYGSVSSGKSHAGSDIDLCIYYSGTDQEAYKFLLSAMSTVDINILDIKLFRQLPLYIRIDVLKGRLLYARYGPKVYEIAYDTLKEYDEFEPRFFDYIGKEAIR; from the coding sequence ATGGCAGAACCGGAATATATTATTGATGAAGCTGTCAAGGGAATAATGGCTTTGCCAGGCAGCGAAGGTGTTGAATTCATTTATCTCTACGGGTCAGTGTCAAGTGGAAAATCACATGCCGGCTCAGACATTGATCTTTGCATATATTATAGCGGCACAGATCAGGAAGCATACAAATTCCTTCTTAGTGCAATGTCCACAGTTGACATTAACATTCTTGACATCAAACTTTTCAGACAGTTGCCACTATATATCAGAATTGATGTCCTCAAGGGCAGGCTACTGTACGCAAGGTATGGTCCCAAGGTTTACGAAATTGCCTATGATACCCTTAAGGAATATGATGAGTTTGAGCCCAGATTTTTTGACTATATAGGGAAAGAGGCGATTCGTTGA
- a CDS encoding hypothetical protein (NfeD-like C-terminal, partner-binding) — protein MVSEGTFFITVIIVAIITFFVGAWLGRFLVRYPFGRGPVTGKESIVGRYAVVTLVKEDEYEVSVDSQKWAAIPSENAKFEQDEKVKIIGIKGLKLIISKYE, from the coding sequence ATGGTATCTGAAGGGACTTTTTTCATAACTGTGATTATTGTTGCAATTATCACCTTCTTCGTCGGAGCATGGCTCGGAAGATTTCTCGTTAGGTATCCGTTTGGAAGGGGCCCAGTAACAGGTAAGGAATCGATTGTTGGAAGATATGCCGTAGTAACTTTAGTCAAGGAGGATGAGTATGAGGTCAGCGTTGATTCACAGAAATGGGCCGCAATACCATCTGAGAATGCAAAATTTGAGCAGGATGAAAAGGTAAAAATAATAGGTATAAAAGGACTTAAACTAATTATTTCAAAATATGAATAG
- the gcvT gene encoding putative aminomethyltransferase, with protein sequence MRRTCLYEEHIKLGGKMVDFHGWEMPLQYSRILEEHMAVRKAFGIFDVSHMGDIVIEGNDSIKFVDYLFPTKVSKLVVGQSLYTAFLTEDGIIIDDTIIYRLSENKFFFVPNAGTIELIYKWVMDHSTGFNVKISNVSYDIGSIAVQGPKAVLVLKEMKYSSPEQFKFSYEKSDHVNKITGEKNIIVSGTGYTGENGVEIIGSNEDIVNIWQRLAKLLPRYSGLPCGLGSRDTLRMEKGMLLSGVDFYMNRDPFECSISFIVDTDHEFIGKEKLMKRKLTDKEIFRGFILGDKSIPRAGFPVELNGKTIGKITSGTLSPILDKGIGLGFVDKQQLKPGMACEIKIREANHGATVSKPKIVP encoded by the coding sequence ATGAGAAGAACGTGTCTGTATGAAGAACATATAAAACTTGGAGGAAAGATGGTTGATTTCCATGGTTGGGAAATGCCCCTGCAATATTCAAGAATATTGGAGGAACACATGGCTGTCAGGAAAGCCTTTGGAATATTTGATGTCTCACACATGGGAGATATAGTAATTGAGGGAAACGATTCTATAAAGTTCGTTGATTACCTATTTCCAACAAAAGTTTCAAAACTGGTTGTTGGACAGTCGCTTTACACAGCTTTTTTAACTGAAGATGGTATAATAATAGATGATACCATAATATACAGGTTATCTGAAAATAAGTTCTTTTTTGTGCCTAATGCCGGTACAATAGAATTAATATACAAATGGGTAATGGATCACAGTACCGGATTCAATGTAAAGATTAGTAATGTATCCTATGATATAGGGTCCATTGCTGTCCAGGGACCTAAGGCTGTTCTTGTGCTAAAAGAAATGAAGTATTCTTCTCCAGAGCAGTTTAAGTTCAGTTATGAAAAATCAGATCATGTTAATAAAATTACAGGAGAAAAAAATATAATAGTATCAGGCACAGGATATACCGGGGAGAATGGTGTAGAGATTATAGGAAGCAATGAAGATATAGTCAACATATGGCAGCGTCTTGCTAAATTACTTCCACGATACAGTGGCCTTCCCTGTGGACTTGGATCAAGGGATACTTTGAGAATGGAAAAGGGAATGCTTCTTTCCGGTGTTGATTTTTACATGAACAGGGATCCATTTGAATGTTCCATATCTTTCATAGTTGATACGGATCATGAATTTATTGGAAAAGAGAAATTGATGAAGAGAAAGTTAACTGATAAGGAGATATTCAGGGGATTCATACTTGGGGATAAGTCGATTCCTAGGGCTGGGTTTCCGGTTGAATTAAATGGAAAGACGATTGGAAAAATAACAAGCGGGACCCTCTCACCAATCCTGGACAAGGGTATAGGATTGGGATTCGTCGACAAGCAGCAGTTAAAACCTGGAATGGCTTGCGAGATAAAAATAAGGGAAGCAAATCACGGTGCTACAGTGTCGAAGCCAAAAATTGTTCCATAG
- the pdxT gene encoding Glutamine amidotransferase subunit PdxT, which translates to MVKIGVLGFQGDVQEHVTALKQVLEPTGGSVILIRKAEDLESISGLVIPGGESTTIYKLISMYRMYDRIRELGRNGLPIMGTCAGLIILSRETNDERVQGMGLLDIEIMRNGYGRQINSFIDRIEIDGVGKFPAVFIRAPVIAKTGNVDVMAYDKGSPVMVRKDNILGLTFHPELTGDLRIHEYFVRMGERGTVPVEEKRVME; encoded by the coding sequence TTGGTGAAAATTGGTGTCCTCGGTTTTCAGGGAGACGTGCAGGAACACGTCACTGCGCTCAAACAGGTGCTTGAGCCAACTGGAGGATCTGTCATATTGATCAGGAAAGCTGAAGATCTGGAATCGATATCCGGACTCGTGATCCCCGGAGGGGAGAGCACAACGATCTACAAGCTCATTTCAATGTACAGGATGTATGACAGAATAAGAGAACTCGGGAGAAACGGGCTTCCGATCATGGGCACATGTGCCGGATTGATAATACTTTCAAGAGAAACAAATGATGAAAGGGTCCAGGGAATGGGCCTCCTTGACATTGAGATCATGAGGAATGGCTACGGAAGGCAGATAAATTCCTTTATAGATAGAATTGAAATAGACGGTGTGGGTAAATTTCCGGCAGTATTCATCAGGGCTCCCGTAATTGCAAAGACCGGAAATGTTGATGTTATGGCCTATGATAAGGGAAGCCCTGTTATGGTGAGGAAGGACAACATACTTGGACTTACATTTCACCCTGAGCTGACGGGAGACTTGAGGATACATGAGTATTTTGTCAGGATGGGGGAGAGAGGTACGGTTCCAGTGGAAGAAAAAAGGGTGATGGAATGA
- the livG_2 gene encoding putative branched-chain amino acid transport ATP-binding protein LivG → MSSDYDNTISVDNLVKSYGSGKNAVDGISFHVGRGEIYGFLGKNGAGKTTTIRVLTTLVPPTSGTVNVLGMDVVHRATQIRKRIGVVAQHESYDFATIERNMKIYGMLWQVPSEVLSSRIEELIDLFDLERIRKHRAFEVSGGEKKKLQVAREFLHDMDLLFLDEPTVGMDPIMRRKVLDYVRKKSKEGLSVFFTTHILEEADYICDRISIIDRGKILAEGTTQFLKDNFGQLKTLEIEVSGSGSFTKEELKSNIGELENSRELIVNGNHITVVGKNMDRALENLILYLNRIGSRAERINLRESSLDDVFLEVVSK, encoded by the coding sequence GTGTCTTCAGACTATGATAATACAATTTCCGTTGACAATCTGGTAAAGAGTTACGGATCTGGCAAGAATGCCGTTGACGGCATAAGTTTTCACGTAGGGAGGGGAGAAATATACGGTTTCCTCGGGAAAAACGGCGCAGGAAAGACAACAACAATCAGGGTGCTGACAACACTGGTACCTCCAACATCCGGAACCGTGAACGTTCTTGGCATGGACGTAGTTCACAGGGCAACGCAGATAAGGAAACGGATTGGCGTCGTGGCACAGCACGAGTCCTATGATTTCGCCACAATAGAGAGGAACATGAAAATATACGGGATGCTGTGGCAGGTACCCTCAGAGGTGCTATCGTCTAGGATAGAGGAGCTCATTGATCTGTTTGACCTGGAAAGGATCAGGAAACACAGGGCATTTGAGGTTTCAGGGGGAGAGAAGAAGAAGCTCCAAGTCGCAAGGGAATTTCTCCATGATATGGATCTGCTTTTCCTAGACGAGCCAACGGTCGGCATGGATCCAATAATGAGGCGAAAGGTTCTTGATTATGTGAGGAAGAAATCCAAAGAAGGGCTTTCTGTATTTTTCACTACACACATCCTGGAGGAGGCGGACTACATTTGCGACAGGATATCAATAATTGACAGGGGAAAGATTCTTGCGGAGGGGACCACACAATTCCTGAAGGATAATTTCGGCCAGCTGAAGACCCTGGAGATTGAGGTATCCGGATCAGGTTCATTTACAAAGGAAGAACTGAAAAGCAACATCGGCGAACTGGAGAACAGCAGGGAACTCATTGTAAACGGGAACCACATAACCGTGGTGGGGAAGAATATGGACAGGGCACTTGAAAACCTCATACTGTACCTGAATCGCATAGGATCAAGGGCTGAGAGGATCAATCTCAGGGAATCCAGCCTTGATGACGTGTTCCTGGAAGTGGTCAGCAAATGA
- a CDS encoding inner membrane transport permease, whose protein sequence is MIRAPAFLRLTVRNLFVNTDPGTLVFLLGLPALYLLILGTMFVSLISSVPVGTSGISYTLFVAPGIIAIQTFTAGNIGGGMLWSDRRWGMFEQLMTGPFRRTDYLLGIMVLGVILSLGGSLIMIALSYYVTGTFILSVSNLGIILLTIILATILFSSIFLILSILVRTMQAYQTITIFLFFVLDFASTAFYPVDNSTPLPLRIFSDLNPLSFVSNVLRSSVLSDITGQTIMYLEVIIGLTIVFFLVAVALYRRIKPGT, encoded by the coding sequence ATGATCCGGGCACCCGCATTCCTCAGGCTTACTGTCAGGAACCTGTTTGTCAACACTGACCCTGGTACACTGGTTTTCCTGCTTGGGCTTCCGGCTTTATACCTGCTCATTCTTGGAACAATGTTTGTGTCCCTCATTTCCAGCGTGCCAGTTGGCACCTCCGGCATATCATACACCCTGTTTGTTGCACCCGGCATAATTGCCATACAGACATTCACCGCAGGAAACATCGGCGGAGGGATGCTGTGGTCGGATAGGCGCTGGGGTATGTTTGAACAGCTCATGACCGGTCCGTTCCGCAGGACGGATTACCTGCTCGGCATAATGGTTCTCGGCGTAATTCTATCACTTGGAGGCAGCCTTATAATGATAGCTCTATCCTATTATGTCACCGGGACTTTCATACTTTCCGTCTCAAACCTTGGCATTATACTGCTGACAATTATACTGGCCACAATCCTCTTCTCATCAATATTCCTGATACTTTCCATTCTGGTGAGAACAATGCAGGCCTACCAGACAATAACCATATTCCTGTTCTTCGTGCTTGATTTTGCAAGCACAGCATTTTATCCAGTGGATAACAGTACCCCGCTTCCGCTCAGGATTTTCTCCGACCTTAACCCCCTGAGTTTTGTTTCAAACGTTCTCCGAAGTTCAGTCTTATCCGACATAACCGGCCAGACAATAATGTATCTTGAAGTGATTATAGGACTGACAATTGTGTTTTTCCTCGTTGCCGTGGCACTCTACAGGAGGATAAAACCGGGCACGTGA
- a CDS encoding 3-dehydroquinate synthase, translated as MISKTVDELFPDMIPKLGSIRGELTRITLNDGESLKSIRNYQKIMRVLIERDIPRDSLIAYIGGGTVGDLAGFVASTYKRGVDLLAVPTTLLSQSDSCLGGKNGINFSGVKNAIGTFYNPRSIIVDIDFIRNSPPDTIRDGLGEIMKYSLIGEQTVFNLLQNGTDVESLQKGDSLSRIISLCLKLKADKVSRDFKDRNGERRDLNFGHTVAHAIESGSKNEVHHGIAVATGMLVELYIGETLGVTDKSLRPALTSIMNRYSIPRIQLRSLGLDNIVAFIRNDKKSTDGKIAMRVPADMGTMTDITIDPEAIRSHIRSYMDSNESLARSTL; from the coding sequence ATGATCAGCAAGACCGTGGATGAACTGTTTCCTGATATGATACCAAAACTGGGTTCCATACGCGGCGAGCTGACAAGAATCACGCTCAACGACGGTGAGAGCCTGAAAAGCATAAGGAATTACCAGAAAATAATGCGAGTGCTTATAGAGCGTGACATTCCACGGGACTCACTGATTGCTTACATAGGTGGTGGCACCGTCGGTGATCTTGCAGGATTTGTCGCCTCCACTTACAAGAGGGGCGTTGACCTTCTCGCGGTTCCAACAACGCTGCTTTCCCAGTCTGACAGCTGTCTAGGCGGGAAGAACGGGATAAATTTCTCCGGCGTTAAAAATGCAATTGGAACGTTTTACAACCCAAGGAGCATCATCGTTGACATTGACTTCATCAGGAACTCGCCTCCGGATACCATCAGGGATGGCCTTGGGGAGATTATGAAATATTCCCTTATAGGGGAGCAGACAGTCTTCAATCTTCTCCAGAACGGTACAGATGTTGAGAGCCTCCAGAAAGGGGACTCGCTTTCCAGGATAATTTCACTCTGCCTGAAGTTAAAGGCTGATAAGGTCTCCAGGGATTTCAAGGACAGGAATGGAGAAAGACGAGACCTGAATTTCGGACACACCGTTGCACATGCCATAGAATCCGGCTCGAAGAACGAAGTACACCACGGAATTGCCGTAGCAACAGGAATGCTGGTTGAGCTCTATATTGGTGAAACACTGGGCGTTACTGACAAATCTCTCAGGCCTGCACTCACGTCAATCATGAACAGGTACTCAATACCCAGGATACAGTTGAGAAGCCTTGGCCTGGACAACATAGTGGCATTCATAAGAAACGACAAGAAGAGCACCGATGGTAAGATCGCCATGAGGGTACCGGCGGATATGGGAACCATGACGGACATAACCATCGATCCTGAAGCCATAAGGAGCCATATACGGTCATACATGGACAGTAACGAGTCACTGGCAAGAAGCACATTATGA
- the aroE_1 gene encoding Shikimate dehydrogenase, whose translation MMLSGVIGSPIGHSRSSLIFNSIFAAHGIDAFYLSMDVKPGELDGFCRASVQSFAGYNVTAPHKIPVMNYLDSIEPAAAEIGSVNLVRIAGGKSRGYNVDLAGFASAVRDSGVNLNGKRILIAGSGGIFRAVSHYIFSNFKPESVDVMVRDTARAGKKLGDYVFRNSFSIVSGEKAIEKEYEVLINCTPVGTDPRILETPFPDALIGRASIGIEVVYNPPMTEFLRRMSNRGGKVVTGENLFIYQAMESMRILFGLIVAKEEIIKILGTVPGNAGH comes from the coding sequence ATGATGCTCTCCGGGGTAATAGGATCACCAATCGGGCACTCAAGAAGCTCCCTGATATTCAACAGCATATTCGCGGCCCATGGAATAGATGCATTCTACCTGTCCATGGACGTAAAGCCGGGTGAGCTTGATGGTTTCTGCAGGGCATCAGTCCAATCATTCGCCGGTTACAATGTCACGGCTCCACACAAGATACCAGTCATGAATTACCTGGATTCAATCGAACCGGCAGCAGCGGAAATAGGATCTGTGAACCTGGTCAGGATAGCTGGCGGGAAATCAAGAGGATACAACGTCGACCTCGCGGGATTTGCCTCTGCGGTCAGGGACAGCGGCGTGAATCTTAATGGCAAGCGCATCCTTATAGCCGGATCCGGAGGCATTTTCAGGGCCGTGTCCCATTACATATTCAGTAATTTTAAGCCGGAGTCGGTTGATGTAATGGTGCGTGACACTGCCAGAGCAGGTAAAAAACTAGGTGATTACGTTTTCAGGAACAGCTTTTCTATTGTCTCAGGTGAGAAAGCAATAGAGAAGGAATATGAAGTACTCATCAACTGCACACCGGTGGGAACGGATCCGCGCATTTTGGAAACACCCTTCCCTGACGCGCTGATTGGCAGAGCCTCTATTGGCATAGAAGTAGTTTATAACCCACCGATGACTGAATTCCTCAGGAGGATGTCAAATCGGGGCGGAAAGGTTGTCACGGGCGAGAATCTGTTCATCTATCAGGCTATGGAATCTATGAGGATTCTCTTTGGGCTGATTGTAGCGAAGGAAGAAATCATTAAAATTCTCGGGACGGTGCCAGGTAATGCCGGACATTGA
- the aroK gene encoding Shikimate kinase yields the protein MPDIEVHCHGGISVISAFAQRYGASMAIGLGMVVRFSPSQEFDGGTKETERTFRFLLDKYPGSIIPKVTIESEIPQAQGLKSSSAFTLALVMGFSSVNGIEIDGIGTLRLVAEASIVNGTSLTGAFDDLCSTYYGGVCLTDNVSMDLLKRYEVPRGYVLIAYNSEKYRMTGSIDVGAMRRSSESWSPLKELVMNGFPLEASIINGNLVGEFTGINADIMRYFREKRAVYVSQSGKGPAVFAVFHRKADMEDAIRHFPSGTGNRYVNTAFTNEGIRVNEI from the coding sequence ATGCCGGACATTGAAGTTCACTGCCATGGAGGCATATCGGTGATTTCCGCATTTGCACAGCGTTATGGTGCATCTATGGCCATAGGGCTTGGCATGGTTGTGCGATTCTCCCCATCACAGGAGTTTGATGGAGGGACGAAGGAAACCGAAAGGACATTCAGGTTTCTTCTGGATAAATACCCGGGAAGCATAATACCAAAGGTCACAATTGAGAGTGAAATACCACAGGCACAGGGGCTGAAAAGCAGCAGCGCATTTACACTTGCCCTGGTAATGGGGTTTTCAAGCGTCAACGGCATCGAAATTGATGGTATTGGGACGCTCAGGCTTGTCGCAGAAGCTTCCATTGTGAACGGCACATCGTTAACCGGGGCATTTGATGACCTCTGCTCCACGTACTATGGAGGAGTGTGCCTGACAGACAACGTATCCATGGATCTGCTTAAGAGGTATGAAGTTCCACGGGGTTACGTGCTCATAGCCTATAATTCAGAGAAATACAGGATGACCGGCAGCATTGATGTCGGGGCCATGAGAAGGTCATCCGAATCCTGGAGCCCCCTCAAGGAGCTTGTAATGAACGGTTTTCCGCTGGAAGCATCGATCATAAATGGCAACCTGGTTGGCGAGTTCACCGGAATTAATGCTGATATTATGAGATATTTCCGGGAAAAGCGGGCAGTTTATGTCTCCCAGAGTGGAAAAGGACCTGCGGTTTTTGCAGTATTCCACAGGAAGGCGGATATGGAAGATGCCATCAGGCACTTCCCCTCAGGTACAGGTAACAGGTATGTGAACACAGCCTTCACCAATGAGGGCATCAGGGTAAATGAAATATGA
- a CDS encoding 3-phosphoshikimate 1-carboxyvinyltransferase — MNGATFQYNKIGGSVKAPSSKSYSQRMILLSAISGNPVTLRGISFCDDETAAVNMARDCGSEITTDGDALTIEPHFRCPSRVNVGESATLYRISMGMLAAMACKTEFVGAPSLAGRPMEPLIHALERAGVRLLRKDDGFYSMDASERKNIEFHMDQGISSQFISSLIFYNAAAGNDLPLNTTTEPVSASYIDITLQALDMFGYGISREEGVFQFTGKHVGGKEFQVEGDFSSALFPVVLGSLCSQDGVRITGLNPGSRQADRIAMDTLVKASTGISAKSNGKNLEIEASKSDFELIEVDASQVPDSCPPISVIGIFSDNGIRILNYERLRAKESDRVSAIKEIVTGFGAAFSEGNRSISVKRGINVFPEEYHGNDHRMLMSAITAGLVARSSTKFFNLDVVRKSYPGFLNDLKLLGVSAKPV, encoded by the coding sequence ATGAATGGGGCAACTTTTCAATACAATAAGATTGGCGGGTCGGTCAAGGCACCCTCATCAAAGAGCTACTCCCAGAGGATGATCCTGCTATCAGCAATATCCGGCAATCCAGTTACACTTAGGGGAATATCATTCTGCGACGATGAGACAGCTGCAGTAAACATGGCCAGGGATTGCGGATCTGAAATAACCACCGATGGAGATGCCCTGACCATAGAGCCTCATTTCCGCTGCCCTTCCAGGGTCAATGTTGGGGAATCTGCAACACTCTACAGGATTTCCATGGGCATGCTGGCAGCCATGGCTTGCAAAACCGAATTCGTCGGAGCACCATCCCTTGCCGGCCGCCCAATGGAACCGCTAATCCATGCCCTGGAAAGAGCCGGCGTGAGGCTTTTGAGAAAGGATGATGGCTTTTATTCCATGGATGCCAGCGAAAGGAAAAACATTGAATTCCACATGGATCAGGGCATAAGCTCACAGTTCATCAGCTCATTGATCTTTTATAATGCAGCAGCCGGGAATGACCTCCCCCTGAACACGACCACGGAACCGGTTTCGGCATCATACATCGACATAACCCTGCAGGCACTGGATATGTTTGGATATGGCATTTCCCGCGAGGAGGGAGTATTCCAGTTCACAGGTAAGCATGTAGGCGGGAAGGAATTCCAGGTGGAGGGTGACTTTTCATCTGCCCTGTTCCCGGTGGTTCTCGGATCCCTGTGCTCCCAGGACGGAGTAAGGATCACCGGCCTTAATCCCGGGAGCAGGCAGGCGGACAGGATAGCCATGGATACCCTGGTGAAGGCATCCACCGGAATATCTGCGAAATCTAATGGTAAAAACCTTGAGATAGAAGCATCCAAATCCGACTTTGAACTCATTGAAGTAGATGCTTCACAGGTTCCAGACAGTTGCCCTCCGATAAGCGTTATTGGAATATTCTCTGACAATGGGATAAGGATACTGAATTATGAAAGACTCCGGGCAAAGGAATCTGACAGGGTCTCTGCAATAAAGGAAATTGTCACGGGCTTTGGGGCAGCATTCAGTGAGGGTAACAGATCGATCTCTGTGAAAAGAGGCATCAATGTCTTTCCGGAGGAATATCATGGAAACGATCACAGGATGCTTATGAGTGCCATTACGGCTGGCCTGGTTGCACGGTCATCGACAAAGTTCTTCAATCTCGATGTCGTGAGGAAGAGTTATCCCGGTTTCCTGAATGACCTGAAGCTCCTTGGGGTTTCAGCAAAACCCGTCTGA